From the Elaeis guineensis isolate ETL-2024a chromosome 16, EG11, whole genome shotgun sequence genome, the window AAAAGAAGCCACCTTTATATGCAACAAGATATAGAGACTACTGTTATGCCGGAGGAATTTCTCTAATCGAAAATATAAGTGGCAGCCATGATTAAAATACAGGTTTTTAATCACAAACTGGTACCCAGGCTGGTATATTGACCTATCATTTACAGTGTACCTGTGTTACAGCGGAATTACCGTCTCATTGCGTATGCGTACAAATTGTGACAATTATTCTCCTTTATGATCTATTTGGTTgagattaatttaatattaaaaattgatattattttatttaatataaaaaatagaataaaaagtatcagataaaaaaattaataaattttatatttattttttttaaaaaataaaataaatattataaagaatTGATATTTAGTAAATTTTTGAACAGTGataatctatatttgataaaaatattttcaataaaaattttttataaaaaaataaagatacagATGATACCATGCAAGAAACTGTAtgattataatcattatataaaaattgatgGAAGATGATAATACtatcttgatattaaaaaattatattatattaaaaagtatatttctaaattttatcatatttctaCATAAAATTACACCTAATCaaatatgataatattttttcagTGCcattttttggataatttttttaccaaccaaatataataaaaattattttttttataatatttttttagataaataatttctgAGAATCATCAAATTATCTCATAATACAATACATCAAACTAGATGGGCCCTTAGCTGAAACTAACTTTCCTATGAAGCGAAATTTTTTGTGCCCTACAGGTGGTGTAGAAAACCTGACATAAAGTGCACCATTTTATGCGATTGATTCACATAGTTATTGCTTTCCAACATATATTCGATGCATgcagtttcatttttttatttaaaaattttaaataacgaaaatatccatactctttaaaaaaaattatgacatattcatattatgacatcctacatataaaaaattaaaattttaatacaggatgttataatatatcataaaataccgtaatttttttcaaaaagcagtactatttttgttatttaaaatttttaaatgaaaaaataaaattacagataTTAAATGTTCAActggataaaaatatctcttctatattatgatattttagattatgaTATTTaagattatattataatattttatatataaaaattataatttaatataaaatattataatatatattaaaatattataattttataaattatataacaTTACGTAAAGAAAGTCATAATATAACCGCGgataccataatttttttttcaaagtgcATAAGTATTTTCGTTTTCAAGCGTTTGCATACCCATTTAACGAGACAGACCATCGGGCCATCGGCTGCGCTGACCGGATCCCCTGCGTCGTGGTCGCGGAGGAGAACAGGGGCGGAGGATGCGAGACGATCCCAGGAGGCCGCCCGTCTCGCTGGCGCTTGCCTTCCTCCTCCTTCTTGTCGTCCTCCTCCTCGCTGCCTCCACGCGCTGCGCCGCCGCCGCCGCTACCGATCCCGGGGTTCGGATCATCTATGTTCTTTCAACAGAATAGAACCATAGTTTCCATAGAAACCTTTACATTCAGAACCTCTTGATGTAATCTTTGTGTCCTATTTGTTTTTCTCCGCCGATTTCTTAGACCTGCTTTTGGCCTTGCAGGTGAGGTGCAGCAGATCATGCGTCGCGGAGAACTGCAACTGTGAGTCCATTAgggttattttattattattatttttttaaagaaaattttgGAATGGAAGTGTTCACCTATTTGCTAATTTGAATTACTTCTTACTTTTGTTTTGTTGCTGGCAAATTCTTCAGCTGTAGGAATTCGATATGGGAAGTTTTGCGGTGTGGGATGGACCGGCTGCCCTGGGGAGAAGCCTTGCGATGAGCTTGATGCATGTTGCAAGGCTCACGATGAATGTGTCGAGAAAAAAGGTGGGTTCTTTGGCATTAATTTTTGAAAGAATAAATTTTACTTCTACATGTACATCTGCCATAATGTTTAAATTCTCTATTCTTTTGAGTTTTTAGTACATTGGGTATGTATTGTTTCTGATTGGATTATCATGAGCAAGTTGTCTGAGAACTTTGTTGTAATGGGAATGGGTTACATGTGATCTATATAGCATGATTAGATGCTACCACTCACTTGCATAGGCTACCAAATAGATATTTGTTCACTTGAATAATTGATATGTATCTATTAAAAACACGGGaaactaattaaaagttaatctcTTGTAATTCAGGAACAATATCTAACTCGTGGATTCTTGTCATGTCAAAACAAGTGAAATGCATGAGGGGTAGTATTATGATGATGCTAGGTGGGTAGTGTCTAAACCTCTTAAGGAGGGGTAGTATCTTCTGAATATAGTTGCATGAAATGGTATGGAATTGATCCTCTTAAAGAGCTCAACTAATAAGGTCCCTTCATCGTGATATTGATTGGTGGGATAATTGCAATAGTTTTTGATGTTGTGATTGGTCGCAtttgatcattattttttatCTGTCTTTGAGCTACAACCAAGAAGATGGGCATCAAGATGGGTGGAAAATATCAATTGTTTGTGACAAACTCTAAATGTAGGCATCAAATGCAGCTAATGTTGCTATACAGGGAGATTGCCATAGGTTTTGGCCAAAGCACAAGATGACTATGATTGTTCTATCCATACCTGACTAATTCTCACAGAAAAAGCTGAGCCTCTTAGCCTGCTCTGATCTTGTTCTAGTTGAGTCTGGTTATGCTGGGTGGATACATGAGGAGAAAAGGAGCTCTTTTGTCATCCTAATGCCACCATTGTTGGTAAAAAAGGGCAAAGCTACTGATGAAGGGGAGTATTGTATTCTACTGGTATCTAGTTGGAAAAAATGCTGGCTAAGAGCATGAGATAAGTGAGATTAATTACTGAGAAGGATGAGGTCACTCCAGCCATtgggagaaaagaggaagaaagagtttTCTGGAATGAAGGGATTGAGGGATTGTGGAGAGAAAATTATTAAAACTGGTGAAATTTTGTTTGATACATTGTCAAACGTGTTTGTTATTTGCAGGTTATACAATGTTTATTGATATAGCAGGAAATTTAGTTGCTCATTTCGAGCCTTGAGGGaagatatagaaataaaatatttaaggATTGACAAATTAGAACATACTACATGGAACTGTAAACGAGAATCAGGTCTTGTTCAAAATTTATGACCAAGATATAATGCACCATGATCATTTTCCTTTCATAGGATCTATTTCAAAAGAAAAGGAGATATAGATAAAGACATGTAATGGTAACAGAATTGAGGTGATTGAAGTGGATAGGTGCCTTTGGGGTGCTATATGATTGTAACGTCCATTTGAGCTTAGAGGgggaaaataataatattaaagcaTGCAATCTCATAATGTTCAAGATGTTGGTTCATAAAGAGAAACCAAACTGTAAGATGGCTGTGGAAGAGATAAAAATGTTGACCAGGATTTGGGAGAGTAGTCATAGGAAAGATTGGCGATGCATCAATAGTCAAGTAAGTGAAGGAGTTGCACCAGCTGGGAATTAGTGGCGGGAAATAACTAAGATGGCAAGCATCTGCAATATGAAGGATTGAGGCTTGGGAAAGATGGGGTTTTGCTTAGCAATGAAGAGACAAAAAAGAGTCAGGATGGACAAAAGTTAACCTGGATTTGTGAACAACTGATTTGAAAAAGCTTGCAATAAAGATGAATCTGGCCTTCATAACAATTCAAAACAAAAACATAGTGGTCAAGAAGAATATGTAAAGCTAACTCTATATAATCAGATAATGCTAGGTGGTTGTCATAGCATAGAGGCCAGGCTTTAGTTAAGTTGCTCTCCAGTTCAAGGCCTCAAGCCAACCCTATCTAATTTGAAGTCAAAGACTGGGTTTTCCAGCTTGGAATCATCACAGCTTTCACAGGTTGGGACCGTCTCATTCCGGCAACAAAATAATATACATAAAGGTAAAGAAAACAAGGAGCAGAAACTCACTTTAGCTTGATCTAAATATCTTGTGCAGAAAATTATATGAATGATTTTACACCCTATAACCTTCTCTCACCTCTCCACCCCCAACCAGAATGCCACACCCACCAAACCCCATCCCAACCGCTTGGAggaaaaaaatgataataataatgaCAGCTGTTTGATCCCATGATTGAATATCTTGAGATTTATAATGGTCTAAACATATCAAATTAggctatatatataaaatattttatgactcATCTATTTCTGAAATTTCCTGAAATAAATAACAAACAGCCAATACATCATTCTCATAGACTCATGCTTATCTGGCAATTTCTTTGTATGATGGTGTGCCTGCACAATACACTTGTAAATTTCTAAAACAACCAATTTTTGGGAACTTGTTGCAGCTCCATAGCCCAAAACTTATGAATGTATCTCTTcatacttatttttttctttttctccccctttttttaatGTAAGATGTGTCCAGCAGCAGGCTAGACAACAGGGAGGTGTAGCCCTTGACCAAAACTGATGAAGGCTTGATTCAGCTCCGGGTCTCTGGTACAATACTATGAGGCTTTACCAGCAATCAAAACTGGCACCTTCTTTCTGTGGATGATTTTGTTCAAGCAGGGAAGGCACAATGGTTGAACTAACCTACATTCCATTCATCAATGAGTTGCATGTCAACACTAAAATTTTCTTAGGCATGCTTTTGAAAATGATGTTCTTAGAACTCTTTGGGCCCTTAATGCTTTTACATTTGCAATCTTGGTTGTGAAATAGGATTTTGCAACATTTCCTTTGCTTTAATCCATTTTTTAATTGTTCTTTATGGTTTTGACATCTTTGCTAATTTCCCAAAGCTCTGGTTCACATTTCTTTTCATAACCAACCATAAAGAAACATTAGTGGCAAGCCTACATAAAGTCACAACTCTAAGTGCACTTTTTGCGAGCCACTTTTAGGCTGCCAGTTTCCTCGTACATCCTTCATGAGCCACTTTTCTGTTTCATTAACCGTATGGCTGAGGTCTCACTGGTACCTTTAGGTGAAGTGGATGTGaggactccttgtgaagttgtaAGTTATTCATAAAATCAAATTAGCTTATTTACATTTGCTgagttcatttttctttttttagattcCTTGACCCAGTCCTCCACTGTGTCttgttccttctctctctctctctctctctctaaataaTTTAATAAGTTTTCTTGCTGATCTGATAAAAAAATGCAACTTTAAATCAGATCTGAACCATTTTCGAATCTTCAAATATATCTCCACATCCTTAACCTATGCTTCTGGTTATCATATAACCTATCATCTTGAAGGGAAAAATTTATAGAACCTTGAATGTCTCCTTCTCAAAGCTTAGGAGTTACAGTCCTTCTACTTTTCGGATGTGAAACAGCAAACCAGTAGATTCTTCTTTTATTGTctgttcataaaattttaatgggatGAGTGTTCTTAACATcaggtcctttttttttttctttttctgaatcCTAAATCTATTTTCTTGTCACCCCTCCTTCGGTTTTTGTCCTAATATGTTCCCATCAGTTATCTAAATTTTGTCTACCTGAGCTGCCAATGTAGCAACATGGGCTTAAGATTTGGTTGCACTCCAATCCCCCAATCAAGGGAACCATGTAGCCCCTATATGTGACTAGATGCCTAGAGGATGCCCACGTAAGTTGCCTGGACCCCTGCCATTGCATATGCAGGCAAAGTAAGCCGACTCAGTGCAAGATGCAAATTGGGCAAGCAAACCATGGGCAGTTCGCATTTGCTAGGGATAAGGTTGCCTCCTGGATTGACTGTCAATTTACATTTAATCCTGTTGACTGAAAATTCCATACAGTCCTTAATTTTGATGAGCATTTTATGTCTAATTCCAGGCTTGTCCGTAAGTGTTTGCGCAACAGGAATACCTGTGCAGAAAAGCAAGCCTAAATGTTTAGAGAGACCAAAGGACTTAATTTAAAATGCTGTTTGCAggtgaaacaaaagaaaaatggcTCTTTTTTCCTTCTCCCTACTCTTTTGTTCGCTTTTCTCTCCTCATCTTTCTTGTGCTATTAGTGCAGCTCTTTTTCCTCAGCAATGTTTTTCCCATAAAAGCTATGCCATATGTTCAAAAAATTCTGGATTCCCAGTTGACTTTAAAATTTTGATGGGCATATACGATTCCAAATTAGATAACACATAATTTGTATCGACTATATGATTTGTAGCCCTCTACTGCAATTGTTGTGGGTTGTCTAGCTTGCTTTGGACCTAGATGAGCACCGGTATGGCTTATAAATAGCCTCAAGGACTGGCTCAATTGTTGCAACATTCTTCCCTGTTGAAGTGATTTTCCCCTTATTTTGCCTAGTTTTATGACCAATTTTTATCATGTCTTGAATTCTAATGATTTTTATGAAGGCTATATGTTGTCACTTGAACGCTTCCATACTACAACCCCTTTTTAGAATATGGGTTAGCATATTGATATTGGAGAGCAGAAGCCCCATGATTCTAAAATCACTTGTATCCCAATCATCAACTCCCTAGCCTACCTTCTAGTTGCTCCATATTCTTGTAACCTAATCAggtgaaaaatttgaaatttttaaatatgTATTAGCCTGTTCCGTTAAATCGTTGTGGAATTCTACTAGATGCTCTATAGCTAAGATGACATTGAAGAAGTAACGTGATCTTACGAGAAAGGCTAGGAGGTTGAAGTGGATGTATGTTGAATTCATCCTGGAATTGGAACCAAGAATGACCAAGCTTGCCTATGATGAAGAAAACATATGGCTGACCGAAGGCAAACCCAGGATCAAGCTTGTTGTTGATTATGTTTATAACCTGTCACTATAATGCATCTTCTGGAGCTGTGGCATGAGATCATGGGAGCTGATTTTCACTTTCCAACTTGAAACATCTCTATAATAGTGGTAACAGAGCATTAATGGAATAACTAATGATGTatcatagtattttttatttgtgAGGTGAAGCTGACTCCTGTCATTGTTGGAAACTGTTTCAGGTTTGATGAGTGTGAAATGCCATGAGAAGTTCAAGAGCTgcatgaggaaggtgaagaagtcTGGGAAGGCTGGATTTTCGAAGGAGTGTCCTTATGAAACAGCAATGCCTACCATGGTACAGGGAATGGATATGGCCATCTTATTTAGCCAGCTGGGTGGTCAGCATACGGAATTATAGTTGCACATACAAGATGCTGCAGATGTGCATTTTTATATTTTAACAAACCAGTATCTCTTTCATTGTtcaaaattcatttttttttggagaatgaTGTGTATCTGCACCAACCACTGTTTCTGCCCAAGATTCTGAACCTGCCAACTGTTGATCTGCTGGACATCAAGATGCTGATAGGAACGCCTCATTTTACTTGCTAGAAGATCATTTGCTCTTGCAATTCAGAATGTAAAATCTCGCAGGTGATCATGATTCATGAAACATTACATTATTACAttgtcttttaattctgatgatatatatatatatatatatatatatatatattctgtgAAGTGATCTAAAGCTGAATTCAATGAAATCAAGGATCTGTGTGGAGGTATCCATTCATTTGTTTTTGGGCTTTACAGAAGAATCTAGTCTTATCTAAATGACAACCGGAATGTTATCTATTTATCTTCTGTGAAATTCTTTGATAACTTCTGAATTTTTATATTGGCAAAAGGATACATCATGTCTGCAAATAATTGACTTATCCACCAATATATTCTCATGAATTGTGTAGGTTATTCTTAAAGCATGCACAACTTGTCCACGACAGAATCATGAAGAGAGGATAACCttgcttcttccttcttttcatgAATTCCTAAGTATCTGTTATTTGTTTATTGAATGCAATACATTTCTGTACCTATGGCTCCTCGGTGATTTATTTTGATACCATATTATTAGTTATGAAATTCTTTGTATATCACCTTCTGTATCAAAATTCGACGTGGAGTGCACTGTCTTGTCCAATTGAGTCACATAGCCACCACTTTCCAACGTGCATTTAATGTTCGTGAttttactttttcgtttgaaattttgaatgacgaaaatgcttctttccttctgaaaaaattatggcatcctatgccgatattatggcatcctgcgttaaaattatgactttctacacgaaatgtcataatttttttatgagatgTCATAAAGAGGAAAGAGTATTTTGGtcattgaaaaatttataaaatttttaaataataaaaatatttttactaaaattatgacatcctatggaaaaattataacatttcgtgcagaaagtcataattttcatacaggatgtcataatttttttagaaggaaaggggtatttttatcattcaaaattttaaacgaaaatatAGAACTGCGAGCATTAAATGCACGTTGAAAAATAATGGCTACGTAGTCCAATCGGACGAGGCAGTGCACTccacgttggattttctacaacattggtggtgtacaaagaatttctcattgtTAGTTTAGTTTAAGATGGATCTCGATGGAGAGAATATAACCGGGGCCTTTTTGGATGGCAGTGGGTTATCCGAGTTATCATTTCCCGGATCAGCAACTTGGACAATCCGAAAACTCTTCAATACCATGTTTTGCTACCACGGGAAACCATCACACCCACCCCGAGATCGTATGGACACCATCCAAACATGTTAGAAATTTGATTAAACATACAAGCACTTTAAGGAAAGAACATCTCAAACCCAAGTCAAACCGCTTCTGCATGAAATTCTGAGAAATACATCTTCCGGATATGGACTTAATCCTTCTATTTTCCCATATAAAGAGCAAGGGTTGTTTCAGAAATTTTCAGATTAGTGAGTTGGAGGAATGTTCTCTTGGATTTAGTTGGCTCCTAAAGAAAGATGCAGGTGCATCTCCAAATGCAGCATGCACAGCATCAGGGGCACAGTGTTGCAGCCAAGGAGaaacaaagcttttcttttttgattttttggatgaaatgaGAGACAAAGCTTGATGAATGTGAAGATATGTCGCATTCGGAGCTTATGCTGCTCAGATGAAGGAAGCAGATACACTATCATCAGCTGTGATTGTAACTGCAATACATCAAGACTTGATGCAAGGATGTTGGTCAGTCAAATGGCTGTCATAGACTCAGTGCCTGTCCAAAACTGCCTAAAATTTCTTTTGATCACTTTTtctactcaaaataaattttttctttacctaCCTATATTTGCAGCACAAAAGGTGATATTTTGTCCAATTGCAAAATGCAGCGGATATCAACACAAATCATTGGGTAGGTGAGAGAGAGGAGAAACCGATAGTAGAAGCAAATGTTAGCCAAAGTCAACAAAAATGTGAAAGGCTACGAATGGAAGCTCCCATGGGCTATTGCTCACCTTCAACCAACGATTCTCACCCCCACCCTATCTAAAATCTCACTTCGCTCTTCTAGATCTCCTTCAAAAGATCCTGCCGATAGATCAGCTGGACAATCCTGGGCACCAACTGCTTTCAACTTGTGTCAGGAATAAGGCTAGCATCATGCAGAGAAAGGATGGAGGGTCCCCCTTCAAAGATTGATCAAACGTGGGATTCGAATCTGCTTCCTGAGTGTGTTTTGTGTTGTGGAAAGCTCAGCTGATCTCCATTTAATCAGTTGGATCAACAACTCCAGAAAATGGGCAATGATATATATCAGTCATGCACTCTTACGTTTGGTGCTGTGTTGCTTTCTAATAGCATTTTATTGCCTAACTTGAAGCCATCCAGGAAATCAAAAACATGAAACACGTGAGCTTTTTGTAATGCCTGCAGAGAGAGTGATTGACATGTATGATGTGCTATCCCGTGCTGTGTCTCTGTCCGGACGTAATAAAAGCGGAACCACCTACCCGGAATTTCACCTTGTCAAAGTAGTTGGTCGTCCAGAAAATAGATAGCTGTTTTATATTGTCTGCTGtgattaatcaattatttatttattgagaaaaagatgaaaataatCCATCCTAATATCTCTTTGAGAGAGAACATTTGATTTCATCCTAATATTTTCATAacatttataatataaatattctaaaatatttaattaattatatatatatatgcacacatatatacatatatagtttTTGATGCAAAAAATTTACTTATATTGGATCTATATTTCAATTATTTTGCAACGTGCCAATTTCTTACCTGTCCCACTTATCTATATGATATAATAAGAATGAGTTGGTGTGATTCACAAGAGTATAGGTCATTAATAGGACATGGAATCTATGCCATCTTGAATGAATTGGTCAAATAATACCATTCTTATTATAGGAATAAAAGCGATGAATATAATTGTTTGGAAGGATAGTAAGATTCGATATGTAGCTTGTGCAGGTATTATTGGATGTAGAATTTTTTTAAGTGGGAAATGAGTTAGATTGCATTATCAACAATCTCATCCTACACATGAGCACTATACGGGTTTGAGATTAGAATCCATAGATCCCATGAAATATGGTTTAATAAAGATAATTAGACCCTCATTTGGACTATGAAGAATTAAACTTATTAGGTTAATAAGCAACAGAATATATTGCTGAATTCGAGACAAAGCTGTAACTACTCAAGTTGAAAAATCCACAATCAACCATGACTTGCATCAAACTTCCAAACTTTGGTTAGCTCCTATGTTTTATGGGCTTAAGGTTCACCTAAATAAGTAAATAGatgaatagataaataaataaaagtaggACGGCTTGTCCATGTCACGGAGGTCAACGCTCCGTTTACGACGCGAACCAAAAAGTACCGACTCACCCAATGGTATCGCGAAAGGTTTCCCACGCGCCGTTACGTGCCGTCGCGTCCGTCCCATCCGGCTTTCCCACGTGTGCTAAAGTAAACGAATCTCGACCGTGAATCGCCCCTAGGAGATGTACAGATCGGACGGCCGGAGATTGCCCAGGCGCACGGTTCCGAGTGAAACGCCAGGGCGACCTGAGTCAACCACCGTTGGACCCAAGCGAACCGACGCGTGTCCCCACCCGTGAACCGGGGATCGCCGGTCACCGCCGGCTCATTAGATAAAGCCGTCTCCTCCCTTTTCTTCTCTTCCCTTGGCCCTCTCTCTTGAAGGCTCTGGCCTTTCTTCCCCCCCTTTTCAATCGAATTTTTGGCTATTTTTTCCCATCACCGAGGGAAGAACAGAAGAAAAACGAATTGACACTCGAATCCATCGCTGGGAAATTCTCGTTGTTTGCTCCTGGTTATGATTTAGGGTTTTTATCACCGGAATCCGTTTGCAAGTTGGCATTTTTTTGGTAGTTTTTTAGAGAACTTCGTCTGTTCTAGGGTTTGTTTGTAACGTTTACTGGGTGTGCTTTAGGGATCCATGAACTCTTGTTTATGTACTTAAAAATTGGATTTTGGTGAATTTTTGTAAGCTTTTCATTTCTTTGTGTGGTTGCCGAGAAATTACGGGGTGGAGATCTGTAGCAGTTTGCTTTTGAATCCTCTGGGTTTCTGGCTTAATAAAATTTTGTGTTTTTCTTTGGAGAAGTCGGGTTCTTTGTTGGGATTCATAGTTATGTGGGTATTCTCTCATTTGGAATGTTTTGGGGGAGGTGGAGAGCCTTATTGCCGTCGAAATGATCAATTTCAGTTGTCTTCTATTGTGATTTGAAGTTAGAATTCTGTGAATTTTCTTGCAGAGCTAGTGGAGTCCATAAAGGAGTGAGCTTTCTGCAATCTTTGGGTGCTGGTGGTATTGCGGTAGATTGGGAATTAACAGGATCTTTCTGTGTTTGGTGTCTTGATCTCTGAGTTGGTGAAAAGGTTTTCTTGTTGGTGGTTGGTGTCGATGAAGATGGCTGCGGGGACTGATCTCTCGTCTCCTTTGAGCGTTTTGGATGGCGGGTTCATAAGCAAGGACACTGGTGGTAGTGGGTCTTCCCTAGATAGGCAGGACCTGGACACTCCAGAGGCCACCAAGCAAATAAAAGCCGGGAAGCCGCCTCGACACCTCTCGGCGATTCGGCATTGCGCGAGCACCGCCCGGTTGGATATTTCATCTGAATCAGTATGTATAGATGATGCCATCCAACTGTTCTATATGTTTTCTCTTCACTGTGTTCTTGAAGTAGTTTTTACAGTGATTTCTTTGTAGGAGTTGGATATTGGGGGTTTGAGCTTGAAGTCTTCCTCTGATAGGCAGTCAGATTTCTTCCCTGTTCTCCGGTCTGGAAGCTGTGCCGAGattgggccgaaacagagcaTGGAAGATGAGCACATCTGTGTAGACAATTTGGTAGATCATCTTGGACATATTGCCCATGTTCCATCACCAGGGGCTTTCTATGGGGTGCGGTTAGAATCTAATTTCctttaaattataattaagttTTGATGCATTATTACCATCTCGATATAGTTGTTTTTATGTTTTCTGGTATAACTAGAATATTTACATTGATGATTGGCTGGCACCATGTGGCATATTTGCTCCAGCCTCTTTGTTATTTGGTATTAATGCTTTCCCTTCCATAATTAATGTAACTCATAAAGTTCATGATCAAGTATGCACTCATTTGATAAATTCATTATGTGATGCAtacattaagaaaattttatggtAGTAGTAAGCTTAGATTGAGTAATTTATATGGGCAGGTGTTTGATGGCCATGGTGGCACGGATGCAGCATCTTTCATCCGGAAGAACATACTGAGGTATATAATTGAGGATGGTCATTTCCCCAATTGCATGGAGAAGGCCATAAAGAGTGCATTCTTGAGAGCTGACCATGCCTTCGCCGATGCCCATTCGCTTGACAGTACATCCGGCACCACGGCACTCACTGCCCTTATTTTTGGGAGGTTAGCCCTGATCTCAACATTCACCTACTGTCTCTTGTTTGGCCTTTGAGGCTTGTGGTTGTACTTTTACCATTTTATCAAGGAGTTGTGCCTTCTCAAATTTAGCTGCATCTCCAAACAACTTGAAGGCCTTGGATGCTTTAATGGTTCTTCCATATAATTGGTTGGTTGGCTGGCTTGACTGGTGAGACCTAACAGTCTCTTTCAATGCTTGAGTTTGTAACTATTTACACAGCTAATGTGTAGGGAATACTTGGATGCAGCCAGAGAAAGCCAAAAATTGGAAAGACTAGGGGCTAGTAAATGAACCCCACATCATCATAGAAGTTGCAGACATGGTCACAGTTCTTGCTTGTTGGTCATATACAGTGATGCAtgccatcagataaatttcacaattaacCTAGAGTTTTGGAATTCCTGTAGTTGCATCTCTTGGATCACATGATTAAATATGACTGCTCATAAATTACTGAAACAGTGGCTCATAAGTCACAATTAGGGATCATTTTATTGTCAGTGATTGCTTCGTTGTATGTTTCTGAATCATAATTAGCTTATG encodes:
- the LOC105058885 gene encoding probable phospholipase A2 homolog 1, with the translated sequence MRDDPRRPPVSLALAFLLLLVVLLLAASTRCAAAAATDPGVRCSRSCVAENCNSVGIRYGKFCGVGWTGCPGEKPCDELDACCKAHDECVEKKGLMSVKCHEKFKSCMRKVKKSGKAGFSKECPYETAMPTMVQGMDMAILFSQLGGQHTEL
- the LOC105058886 gene encoding probable protein phosphatase 2C 27; this translates as MKMAAGTDLSSPLSVLDGGFISKDTGGSGSSLDRQDLDTPEATKQIKAGKPPRHLSAIRHCASTARLDISSESELDIGGLSLKSSSDRQSDFFPVLRSGSCAEIGPKQSMEDEHICVDNLVDHLGHIAHVPSPGAFYGVFDGHGGTDAASFIRKNILRYIIEDGHFPNCMEKAIKSAFLRADHAFADAHSLDSTSGTTALTALIFGRTLHIANAGDCRAVLGKRGRAVELSRDHKPNCNIERLRIEKLGGVVYDGYLNGQLSVARALGDWHMKDPKGSACALSSEPELQVTTLMEEDEFLILGCDGLWDVMSSQHAVTIARKELMAHNDPERCSRELVREALKRNTCDNLTVVVVCFAPDPPPRIEFPRSRVRRSISAEGLNFLKGILDSNV